Proteins from one Sylvia atricapilla isolate bSylAtr1 chromosome 1, bSylAtr1.pri, whole genome shotgun sequence genomic window:
- the LOC136362466 gene encoding C-C chemokine receptor type 8-like, producing MNPTSQFLGTTEYDYGYDENTAPCNEGNNFRRFKSLFLPILYCLVFVFCLLGNTLVLWVLLTRKRLTTMTDICLLNLAASDLLFVLPLPFQAHYASDQWVFGNAMCKIMAGIYYTGFYSSIFFITLMSVDRYIAIVHAVYAMRIRTATCGIIISLILWLVAGLASVPNIMFSQELEIEQVLQCVPTYPPGDHNWKVASQFAVNILGLLIPFSILVCCYTQILKNLQKCKNQNKVKAIKMIFIIVIVFFLFWTPFNIALFLDSLQSLHIINDCKASSQIALALQLTETISFTHCCLNPIIYAFAGVTFKAHLKGLLQSCGRVLSSPAGGAGAGQSFSAPSQISGWSDTAGVL from the coding sequence ATGAATCCCACCAGCCAGTTCCTTGGAACAACAGAATATGACTATGGATACGATGAAAACACTGCTCCGTGTAATGAAGGAAACAACTTTCGCAGGTTTAAATCCCTCTTTCTGCCAATTCTTTACTGCCTTGTGTTTGTCTTCTGCCTCCTGGGAAACACCTTGGTCCTCTGGGTTCTCCTGACCAGGAAAAGGCTGACAACAATGACTGACATCTGCCTGCTGAACCTCGCAGCCTCTGATCTCCTCTTTGTTTTGCCCCTCCCTTTCCAAGCCCACTACGCTTCAGACCAGTGGGTTTTTGGCAATGCCATGTGTAAGATAATGGCTGGCATTTACTACACAGGTTTTTAtagcagtattttctttataacCCTCATGAGCGTAGATAGGTACATAGCAATTGTCCATGCTGTCTATGCCATGAGGATACGGACAGCCACTTGTGGCATAATTATCAGCTTGATCCTGTGGCTGGTGGCTGGCTTGGCTTCTGTACCCAACATCATGttcagccaggagctggagatcGAGCAGGTTTTGCAGTGTGTCCCCACATACCCCCCAGGTGACCATAACTGGAAGGTTGCTTCTCAGTTTGCAGTCAATATCTTGGGCCTCTTGATTCCCTTCAGCATCCTCGTTTGCTGCTACACTCAGATActaaaaaacctgcaaaaatgcaaaaaccaGAATAAGGTCAAGGCGATCAAGATGATCTTCATCATCGtcattgttttcttccttttctggaCTCCTTTCAACATCGCACTGTTCCTCgactccctgcagagcctgcatATCATCAATGACTGCAAGGCCAGCTCCCAGATAGCTCTGGCCCTGCAGCTGACAGAAACCATCTCCTTCACCCACTGCTGCCTGAACCCCATCATCTACGCCTTCGCCGGTGTGACATTCAAGGCCCATCTCAAAGGACTCCTTCAGTCCTGTGGTCGtgtcctctccagccctgccggAGGCGCTGGGGCTGGACAGTCGTTTTCAGCACCCAGCCAGATCTCCGGCTGGTCTGACACTGCAGGGGTCCTGTGA